In a single window of the Streptococcus ilei genome:
- the rplX gene encoding 50S ribosomal protein L24, whose translation MFVKTGDKVRVIAGKDKGVEAKVVAALPKVNKVVVEGVNLVKKHQRPNNENPQGAIIEKEAPIHVSNVQVLDKNGVAGRVGYKFVDGKKVRYNKKSGEVLD comes from the coding sequence ATGTTTGTAAAAACTGGCGACAAAGTTCGTGTAATTGCTGGTAAAGACAAAGGTGTTGAAGCTAAAGTCGTTGCTGCTCTTCCAAAAGTAAATAAAGTTGTTGTTGAAGGTGTAAACCTTGTTAAGAAACACCAACGTCCAAATAACGAAAACCCTCAAGGTGCTATCATCGAAAAAGAAGCTCCAATCCATGTATCAAACGTTCAAGTCTTGGACAAGAACGGTGTTGCTGGACGTGTTGGCTACAAATTCGTAGACGGCAAAAAAGTTCGTTATAACAAAAAATCAGGCGAAGTGCTTGACTAA
- the rplE gene encoding 50S ribosomal protein L5 encodes MANRLKEKYLNEVVPALTEQFNYSSVMAVPKVDKIVLNMGVGDAVSNAKNLEKAAEELALISGQKPLITKAKKSIAGFRLREGVAIGAKVTLRGERMYEFLDKLVSVSLPRVRDFHGVPTKSFDGRGNYTLGVKEQLIFPEINFDDVDKTRGLDIVIVTTANTDEESRALLTGLGMPFAK; translated from the coding sequence ATGGCTAATCGTTTAAAAGAAAAATACCTTAATGAAGTAGTTCCAGCTTTGACTGAACAATTTAACTACTCATCAGTTATGGCAGTGCCAAAAGTTGATAAGATCGTTTTGAACATGGGTGTTGGAGATGCTGTTTCTAACGCTAAAAACCTTGAGAAAGCTGCTGAAGAATTGGCATTGATCTCAGGTCAAAAACCACTTATCACAAAAGCTAAAAAATCAATCGCCGGCTTCCGTCTTCGTGAAGGTGTAGCGATCGGTGCGAAAGTAACTCTTCGTGGCGAACGTATGTACGAATTCTTGGACAAATTGGTTTCAGTTTCACTTCCACGTGTTCGTGACTTCCATGGTGTTCCAACAAAATCATTTGACGGACGCGGAAACTACACACTTGGTGTGAAAGAACAATTGATCTTCCCAGAAATCAACTTTGATGATGTTGATAAAACTCGTGGTTTGGATATCGTAATCGTAACTACTGCGAACACAGACGAAGAATCACGTGCATTGCTTACTGGCCTTGGTATGCCGTTTGCAAAATAA
- a CDS encoding type Z 30S ribosomal protein S14 translates to MAKKSMIAKNKRPAKFSTQAYTRCERCGRPHSVYRKFKLCRVCFRELAYKGQIPGVTKASW, encoded by the coding sequence ATGGCTAAAAAATCTATGATTGCTAAGAACAAACGCCCAGCTAAGTTCTCTACTCAAGCATACACTCGCTGTGAACGTTGTGGACGTCCACACTCAGTTTACCGCAAGTTTAAACTTTGCCGTGTTTGCTTCCGTGAATTGGCATACAAAGGACAAATTCCTGGTGTCACTAAAGCATCTTGGTAA